The DNA segment CTCGGCACCCTGCTGGTGTCGTTCCCGATCTACTACTTCCTGCAGGAGGCCTCGTTCGCCTTCCTGGTCGGCATGATGATCATCGGCGGCATCCTGCCGACGATGAGCTGGGCGGCCCTCGGCGGAATCTTCACCGAGCTGTTCGACGAGCGCTACCGCTACTCGGCGCTCGGCTTCGCCTACGCCCTCGCGGCCGTCGTGGCGGGCTTCGTGCCCGCGTTGACCGGCGCGCTCGGGGCGGCGACGGCGAACGCCTGGTGGCACCCGGCCATCGTTCTGGCGGGCATGTCGCTCATCACGCTGGTCGCGTCGCTCGTCGCGATCCGCATCCGGGTCGACCGCGATGACGCGCCGGATGCGGTGCCGGCCGTCGCGGAGACCGCGGCCTAACCCGCTCTAGCCGGGGGTGCGGCCTCGGGCCTAGGCTGTGCGCCGTGGAGCCCGAGACCGCCCCCCTGCCGAGCAGCAGCGCCACCGACTCGTCCGCCGAGCCCGCCGAGGGCGCGACACCGGAGGAGAAGCAGAAGCGCGGACTGCTGATCGCGCTCATCGCGGTGGCCGGCGCGATCCTCATCGCGCTCATCGTGCTCATCGTGGTGCTCGTGGGCGGCCGCGGCGAGGACACCGCCGCCCCGATGCCCGAGCCGACGACGAGCGACACCGCGACGCCCGAGCCGACCGAATCGGAGTCGCCGGTGCCGAGCGAGGAGCCCTCGGAGGAGCCCGCCGCCTCGCCGAGCGCGACCGCCGCTCCGCCTCCCCCGCCGCCGCAGAGCCCGAGCTTCGCGACCTTCAGCGGGCCGAACCGCGCCCCCTGCCCCGACACCTCCAGCTCGGTGGCGATCACCTGGAGCTGGAGCAGCACGAACGCGGTCAACGCCTGGTTCGGCATCGGCACGAACAACGCGAAGGCCGAGCCCTTCGAGTCGGTGCCGACGACGGCCACCTACACCTTCAACTACCAGTGCTCGGAGGCGAGCCAGCGCTACACCGTGACCCTCGAAGACGCCGCGGGCCGCCTCACCCACAAGACCGTCGAGATCGTGCGGCAGTAGCGCACGGTCGCGCGGCGCGTACCGAACGCGCCGCGCGACCGTCGCGGCTACTGCGTGATGCTGGCCGGAGCGGTCCGGTCGGTGTAGATGGCGCTGTACGGACTCGTTCCGCCAGCGCTCGTGGCCGTTGCCCGCACCTCGTAGTCAGTACCGGGGGTCAGCCCGCTGATACTGAGGGTGCCGCCTGCCCCGGTGAGCGACTGCGGCGCCACCAGCCAGGTCACCTGGCCCTGCTGGCGGTACTCGACCCGATACGCGGTGATCGGGTAAGCGGGGTCAGCCACAGCGCTCACGTCGAACGCGATGTTCTCGGTGCCCGTGTCACCCTCGATGAACGTCGGGGCTGCCGGCGCGCCCGAGAGCGTCGAGAGGCGCAGGGTCGTGCTCGACCCCACGAGGGCCGTCGAGCCGGCAAGCGTGCGCGCGTAGACGTTCACGTCGTACGACCGCAGGCGCGTAAGACCCGTGATCGTCGCCGTGGTGTCGGTGCTCACCCCGTCGGCGAACGTCACCCAGGTGGTGGTGCCGGCCACCCGGTAGCGCACCACGTAGTCGGTGATCGTGCCGCCGTTGGTGGTCGACGGGGCCGTCCAGCTGAGCGAGAGCGTCTTCGCGGTGCGGGCGGATGCGGCCAGCGCCGTCGGCGCCGATGCGATTCCCGTCAACGTCGACTTCTTGACCGTCGTCGACGTGCCCGTGCCGTAGATCGTCTTCGCCGAGACCCGGAACTCGTACGAGGTTCCCCGCCGCAAGCTGGCGAACGTGAAGCCGGTGGTGTCGTTCACGCCGTCGCTGACGGTCGTCCACGTCGTCGTGCCCGTGCGGCGGTAGCTGATCACGTAGTCGGTGACCGAGCCGCCGTCGTTGGTGGTCGCCGGAGCCGACCAGGCGAGCTCCATGCCCGTCAGCGACGGCGTCGTCGTCAACCCCACGACCGCCGACGGCAGGCCGGTGAGGGTCGACTTCTTCAGCGTCGCCGCCGAGCCGGTGCCGTACGTGGTCTTCGCCGCGACGGAGAATTCGTACGAGACCCCGCGCGCGAGGTTGGGCACCGTGATGCTGGAGGCATCAGAAGCGGTCGTCGCGACCGTCGTCCACGTGGTCGTTCCGCTGCGCCGCACCTTAACGACGTAGGCGGTCACATCACCGCCACCGTTGGTGGTGTCGGGCAGACCCCACACCAGCTCCATGCTCGTGCGGCTGGCCGTGGCGGTCAGGGTGGCCGGGCGCGTGGGCAGACCCGAGAGCGTCGACTTCTTGATGGTGGCCGACGAGCTGGTGCCGAAGGCGGTGCGCGCCTGCACGGCGAACTCGTAGCTGCGACTGCCGGAGAGCCCGGTGACCGTCGCGGTGGTGTTCGTGCTGACGCCGTCGGAGAACGTCTTCCACGTCGTCGTGCCGGTCACCCGGTACCGCACGATGTAGTCGGTCACCGTGCCGCCGTTGAGCGTCGACGGCGCGCTCCAGTTGAGCTGGATGCTGCGCGGCGCCGGCGTCGCGGCCAACCCGGTCGGCGCCGTCGTGACGCCGGTGAGCGCCTTCACGAGCACGGCGGGCGTGTACGCACTGGTGCCGAACTCGTCTTTGGCCGCGACCCGCACATAGTACGACGACCCGCCCTTCAGGCCCGTGATCGTCGCCGAGGTCAGCGTGCTCACACCGTCAGACAGCGTCGTGTAGGTCGAGGTCGCAGTCGAGCGGTACTGGATGACGTAGTCACTGATCGTGCCGCCCGTCTCGGCGGGAGCCTCCCAGGCAAGGTCGAGCTGCCGCGGTCGTGGGGTCACACTCAGCGCCTGCGGCGCGGTCAGCGCGGGACGGGTGACGACCGCCGTCGGCGTCGAGGTCTTCGCGAGCGTGGAGTAGCCCTGCACGTTGCCCGTCACCGTGAACGTGATCGTCTTGCCGACGTCAGCCGGGGTCAACGTGTACTCGAGGCCGGTGGCCCCCGGAATCGCCGTGCCCGAGCGCTTCCACTGGTAGGTGAGCGGGGGGTCGACATCGGGCTCGGGCGACGTCTGCAACCAGGAGCCGACCGTCGCGGTCAGCGTCGACGCGCCCACGGGCGAACCCGTGATAGTCGGGACAGGCTGGGGGTTGAAGACCGGCAGAAGCGTCGCGTTCAGGTACTTCGTCGGGTCCTCTCCCATGTACGGGTAGTAGCAGAACTCGTAGTCGCTGGAGTTGAAGCAGTAGTCGTAGATGTCCTGGTTGAGTCCAGGGTCGAAGTAGGAAGCGGTGCCGAGCACTCGAGCGGTGACTTCGGCCGGGGTGAGGTCGGGCTCGTGGCTCAGGATGCGCGCCACGACACCGGCGACGTGCGGGGTCGCCATCGAGGTGCCGCTGAGGGTTCTCTTGTCGGTGCTGCTGTCCTTGTCCGCCGACAGGATCGCGCTGC comes from the Microcella frigidaquae genome and includes:
- a CDS encoding fibronectin type III domain-containing protein; the encoded protein is MRRRSTTLSLLLGVAVALSSAPLAAVAAPDAPPVPPKLQALLDADGERPAGEAVGLIVRYAPGVAPTQGGEVTGAARVAAELTPGENLGRGLRTVEFDETLTAEQALEAAAQLEASPLVVEAFPNFVYRVGEVVETAGDPFVPPYSFPKTQTSTPWGLGRIDQVSGSLDYRYTYDTTGEGVTAYIVDTGIRPDHVEFTGRLAPGFKLSKFTTTGDCNGHGTHVAGTVGGTTYGVAKKVTLVPVRVFGCDGAGDSAGIITALNWIIADHQAGEPAVINMSLGGPRDRNFPFDADPVNLKVQEAINDGISVVVAAGNNSYFSCEYSPASAPNAITVNAATSGNDDAVYSNFGACSDLYAPGSAILSADKDSSTDKRTLSGTSMATPHVAGVVARILSHEPDLTPAEVTARVLGTASYFDPGLNQDIYDYCFNSSDYEFCYYPYMGEDPTKYLNATLLPVFNPQPVPTITGSPVGASTLTATVGSWLQTSPEPDVDPPLTYQWKRSGTAIPGATGLEYTLTPADVGKTITFTVTGNVQGYSTLAKTSTPTAVVTRPALTAPQALSVTPRPRQLDLAWEAPAETGGTISDYVIQYRSTATSTYTTLSDGVSTLTSATITGLKGGSSYYVRVAAKDEFGTSAYTPAVLVKALTGVTTAPTGLAATPAPRSIQLNWSAPSTLNGGTVTDYIVRYRVTGTTTWKTFSDGVSTNTTATVTGLSGSRSYEFAVQARTAFGTSSSATIKKSTLSGLPTRPATLTATASRTSMELVWGLPDTTNGGGDVTAYVVKVRRSGTTTWTTVATTASDASSITVPNLARGVSYEFSVAAKTTYGTGSAATLKKSTLTGLPSAVVGLTTTPSLTGMELAWSAPATTNDGGSVTDYVISYRRTGTTTWTTVSDGVNDTTGFTFASLRRGTSYEFRVSAKTIYGTGTSTTVKKSTLTGIASAPTALAASARTAKTLSLSWTAPSTTNGGTITDYVVRYRVAGTTTWVTFADGVSTDTTATITGLTRLRSYDVNVYARTLAGSTALVGSSTTLRLSTLSGAPAAPTFIEGDTGTENIAFDVSAVADPAYPITAYRVEYRQQGQVTWLVAPQSLTGAGGTLSISGLTPGTDYEVRATATSAGGTSPYSAIYTDRTAPASITQ